A region of the Esox lucius isolate fEsoLuc1 chromosome 10, fEsoLuc1.pri, whole genome shotgun sequence genome:
ttttttagtCAAGGACTAGGCATCAAACTCAGTGGAATGCTCCATGGAGTTTGAATTTTTCTATTAAGTCTAGTCCTAAACTAAAGTACATCTTCACTAGTTGCATTATTCAACatcataaaatattaaaaatgtttttatttcagataaGCGTAGAAGGAATACAGATGAGGTATTTCAGGCCGTGCAAAGATACAGAGCCACACATTAGATTTATTACAAACaatcaaaacagaaatatttttctgttaacAAAGTCATTATAAATTATGTCATAACAACATTATAAAACGCTGTTTTACAAACACTGTTTAATCTCAcaggtaaaaaaacatttagccttCAACACGAATAGCATCTTCAACAAAAAACAGAAACTACTGAAATTCTTGACAACAAGTTCAGGCTAATCAGGAGCCTTTTCCAATGTAAACAACAGGGCATGCGTTCCCTTAGTCCCAGTCATGATTCTCAAAACcatcaatatacagtactgtgcaaaagtcttaggcacctgaaagtaaAACTAGTCATTTGTTAGGATAGTTTGTGTTcgtttgcaaaaaaaatacacatataatatatgaatgtatttacatattatattttcttactacccaaataaatggccttatGCTGaatttcaggtgcctaagacttctGCACATTACTATGCAAAGATGTTGCCCTTACATGAAAGTAGCATGCTCACCACATCGCAGAGCCACATAAAGAAATGTGTCAACAATGTCCATATTAGCCCTACTTGTCGGCTGACCTCACAAAAGGAGATCGTTCCTCCCCGCTGAAAATTCAGCAAAAAAATTAAACCAACCAAGAACATAACTAAAAATAAgttaaagaaagaaagaaacaaacaaatctaGAAGCTTGAAACTGAACCATTTATATAAATGTAGCAGTCATATTAATCATGTAAATGTGGTTGTAAAAATGTTACCCCTCTCCATGGAAAACAATGTGTAACTCCAAACAAGCTACTCAGCTTGCAGCGTAATAAATGCCACGGAGGAGTGTTGACCTTTGCTTGAGATGCAGTTCCCACCATCCGATAGGGACATCAGAATTCCTGATCGAGGCTGTGCTCTGAGCGGGTAGGAAGACggcatgtgaaaaataaaataaatctttgttTAACTGCGTCAACAAGAGGTGCTGCAAGCACTTGTGGTGTTTGATTAATCTGGCCTGAGGTACGCAGGTTACACAGGGTTACTGCCCTTCACGTCATTGGGTGGAAGAaaggggggggcgggggggggggcatcctCCTGGAATTGAACATGCAACTGCACCACTAGTTCCTGTTGTCAACAAAGCAGCACAATGCCTCGATTTTTGTCTGGACACACACCATCTCTATCCCAtgaaatacctttgaatgttcAAAGCAGTTTTTatttgaaagacagaaaaatcccttttttttttttttttttttaaatacaatcaCTTTTCCAAGTGAATAAAACCCTATCCTCATTACTCCGCCCACTGATTGGGTGCCTTACATTTTGAGCTTTCTTCACCCCTCAACTTGACAGCGTCATGCGATCAACTGTTAGCAGGTGCAAAACACGGCAGTCTGGACCATTTTAAactagaccccccccccccccccaacgacTGATTAAGAGGTGACACCTCCCCCGCCACATCTTAAGCCTTGACGCTGGAGTTCCAAAAAGGCCGTTCTGAATTGCAAGCAGGCCTGAGTGAACCTGGTGCTGCTGGGTAATATCTGCTCTGACCCGTGCTCCGCTACTGCATTTCGTAACAGCTGCGGAAAACCATCCATCTAGACTCGCCACTGCCTGAACCCTATattagttttgtttgtttgtaaagtGTCTTTGTTGAGATTCATTTGGTAAAAGCGTGACGTATAATAAACCAATGGTGCCTTTTGGTTTGGTGGGGGGGGCGAAAGGGTGCCAGCGTGTTCGTCCTTcagagggatgagagaaagTCTTTGAGCCCCCCCTTGCTTTTGGTCTTCTGCTTATCCTCCAGGACGAGTAGCCGCTTCAGGCGAGAGAAGGCGGACGTCTTCCCCCTGGCTGGCTTGGAGGCAGACGAGGAGGAGCTGGTGGTCTCAGTGGAAACTGATCTGGTAATACATAAACACAGCACCGGTAACGCTTACCTGTCAGAGTAGAAGGGACCCACTTCCGCGTTCAAAGTGTGCATTTACCGGGACTTAATCAGCGAGACGTTATAGAAATCAAACACACGACCCATAGACGAACTGTGGGGTCCGTGGTAATGCCTGCACTTACCTTGGGGTACCACTGGGTGTCTGGTCTTTGGGGCCGTACTTTGGGGTGCCCACGCTGTAGGTTTTGTTGACCGACTGGGGAGTCCTGGGTTTGCAGGCACTCCGGGGCGTGGCGGGGCTCCGGGAGAGGGCCCTCATGAAGTCCCGGTTGACACCGGCGTGCCTCAGCGTGTTGTTACATGTGTGGCAGGTAGCCATCTGGGACGGGGAAGGAGGGGGGTGTGAACGCATGACAATCATTTCCAGGAGTTAGAGGAGATTGTCAGACTCCTGTTAGCTCCTCGTGTGCACCTGAAATTCTAGCCTTACAGTGCATCATTCAGGACACACACCCGTCTCCCGGGGCAGAAAACCCACATCCAGACCTCACTCAGAAACCTCTACCAATAACCGAAGGAGAACAGTAATAAACCCCATTTAACAAACGCTTAGCCCAAAGGGCTCAATTTTATTTACTGATGTCCCCAGTGGAAGTCAAACTTACAGTTGTTTCACGGCAGGTTAGCGGACCTCTACAGACCCAGCCCTTTTCCGATAAAACCCATCAATATGCATTTACAGAGGATCTTCCATACAGCTACGACACAAGAGTGCAAGCCAATGCACTATTACAGTGCCTGAGTCAGGTGGGTCAACTGCCCCATTCTATCCATCACATTGACTGGAGTGACAAATTGACCCCTAGGGCCTGTGGGTGGAAAGGCCGGGGTGAGAGGCCAGTGTGACTAGAGggctacattacattttttatttcacctttataAAAAGACTAACACAGCCACAGCTGACCGGACACGGCACTGATACCCCTTAGGTTGGCCCCAGGCAATGGATCTAGAGGCCTTCATAGTCCTTCTCTCAcagtcttcctcctctctgactCAAAGCAGAAAACGACTTCTGCCATTGGGAGGAAAACATCTGCTCCCTAAATCATCTCTgggtttttttttccagagatgaaAGTAGCTGACCAGAGATGACTTCTGAATGACAAAGCATCCTCTCGTTGTGCCAATTTTCCATAAAATGTTGTCGAAGACACCTCCCGGAGCCTCTGCCCGACAACAACCCATTGTGCCCTTTAGGTGAAAGTATTTTATGAGAGGCGACTATAAACAGCCCGGCAACAGCCCGACCACGTGGTCCTCGACGCTTTATGGACCTATAAAGTGCagaacacaaacagaacaggcaCCCATCCTCCAACAGTCAGCAACAGCCAACTCATGCAGGTCACATGTTTTAAGTGGTAAATTACGTTGGGCATTACTACGACCAAACGATAACCAATCCTAGTTTATCAACCCCAACCGACAATATCAACACCCTCAAAAAAAAAACGACCatttcacaatagcagggatGCACGTCTACCACGACATcaacacatccaaacacacacaaggaaaAGGAATCACACCCACAGACgttgataaataaaaatgtagtttcCGTAAATATAGTATTGTCAGTGCTGCATTTTGACGATGTGAAACTCACCGAGATGAAGGTAGCCATCCTGTTGCTGAGAGATTCAAACAAGTGACAGAGAAGTTCTCGGAGTAAAGTTCAGATAAGCCAGGTAGCAAAGACTGTCAGAGTTGCAGTTTAGCTGGACCTGTGACGCCCTGTCAGACCTAATTATCGAGCAAGCAGAGCTTCTCTTTGTCTTTGAACCTGAGTGACAGTGCGAGGGAGAATGCCTACTATGAAGACATGCCTGTCCTTATAAAGCAGAAAGCAGCACAGAGACCAAGCCCACCCGGAGCCCATCAGCTGCTCCAGCCAATCAATCAACAGCAGGGGCGGAGCCTGTAGATGGGTTGACACCGGTTGACACTGTTGTGATGTCACTGACATGTCACTTCTCAAGTCAACAGCTataatccacacacacacacactccagaaaAGTCTGGA
Encoded here:
- the c10h18orf21 gene encoding UPF0711 protein C18orf21 homolog isoform X1, with amino-acid sequence MAFTDTSGSRQKFLMKASLLYQDICPEQSRFLMRSCEAVKAPAKTKPVFEEELCPFCFEWRRPDNHHVRLRPKRRASARVQGVLRRQGRGRRLSLTQMAILRRFRGSSSLLMATCHTCNNTLRHAGVNRDFMRALSRSPATPRSACKPRTPQSVNKTYSVGTPKYGPKDQTPSGTPRSVSTETTSSSSSASKPARGKTSAFSRLKRLLVLEDKQKTKSKGGLKDFLSSL
- the c10h18orf21 gene encoding UPF0711 protein C18orf21 homolog isoform X2 — its product is MAPLSILLPLRLPSPAPVIRRSCEAVKAPAKTKPVFEEELCPFCFEWRRPDNHHVRLRPKRRASARVQGVLRRQGRGRRLSLTQMAILRRFRGSSSLLMATCHTCNNTLRHAGVNRDFMRALSRSPATPRSACKPRTPQSVNKTYSVGTPKYGPKDQTPSGTPRSVSTETTSSSSSASKPARGKTSAFSRLKRLLVLEDKQKTKSKGGLKDFLSSL